The following proteins are co-located in the BD1-7 clade bacterium genome:
- the dnaQ gene encoding DNA polymerase III subunit epsilon codes for MRQIVLDTETTGIDIASGNRMIEIGCVELINRKLTGNNYHQYINPQRKVEQGAFEVHGISDDFLLDKPLFSDVADEFMRYVDGAELVIHNAPFDVGFINHELALAGNRYGPVDTTSSILDTLAMAKSKHPGQRNSLDALCRRYGVDNSNRVLHGALLDAEILADVYLFMTGGQTGLELSSGSDSADSNQVEAIRRVAGNSSLRVLNASKDELNEHQLFVDLLNKKSDGSCQW; via the coding sequence ATGCGACAAATTGTTCTAGATACCGAAACAACCGGTATTGATATTGCTTCTGGCAACCGGATGATTGAAATTGGTTGTGTTGAGCTCATCAATCGGAAGCTTACCGGCAACAACTACCACCAATATATCAATCCTCAGCGTAAAGTAGAACAGGGCGCCTTTGAAGTTCATGGTATTAGCGATGATTTTTTATTAGATAAGCCTTTGTTTAGCGATGTTGCCGATGAATTTATGCGTTATGTCGATGGCGCCGAGCTCGTTATTCATAATGCGCCGTTTGATGTTGGGTTTATTAATCACGAGCTCGCGTTAGCGGGTAATCGATACGGGCCGGTTGATACGACAAGTTCAATTCTCGATACCTTGGCTATGGCGAAGTCTAAGCATCCGGGGCAAAGAAACTCTCTCGATGCTCTGTGCAGGCGTTACGGTGTTGATAACTCGAATCGAGTGCTCCACGGAGCTTTGCTTGATGCTGAGATTCTAGCGGATGTCTATCTGTTTATGACAGGTGGCCAAACTGGCCTTGAGCTATCATCGGGTAGTGATTCCGCAGATAGTAATCAAGTTGAGGCGATAAGACGAGTGGCAGGCAATTCTTCGTTAAGAGTGCTGAACGCGAGCAAGGACGAGTTAAATGAGCATCAGTTATTTGTCGACCTGCTGAACAAGAAGAGTGATGGATCTTGCCAGTGGTAA
- the rnhA gene encoding Ribonuclease HI, whose product MVELFTDGACKGNPGPGGWGALLRFNGVEKEFWGGARDTTNNRMELMAVIEGLRALTRPCDVKITTDSKYVRDGIEKWVANWKRNNWRTAAKKPVKNRELWEALDAEIQRHQVVWQWVKGHSGHRENEIADDLANRGAAEAMA is encoded by the coding sequence ATGGTCGAACTTTTTACAGATGGTGCTTGCAAAGGCAATCCCGGTCCTGGTGGATGGGGCGCTTTACTGCGTTTTAACGGTGTTGAAAAAGAGTTTTGGGGCGGTGCACGCGATACTACCAATAATCGCATGGAGCTGATGGCGGTTATCGAGGGCCTGCGAGCGCTCACGCGGCCGTGTGATGTTAAGATTACAACGGATTCCAAGTACGTTAGGGATGGGATTGAAAAGTGGGTGGCTAACTGGAAACGCAATAACTGGCGTACCGCGGCGAAGAAGCCGGTTAAGAATAGAGAACTTTGGGAAGCGCTAGATGCTGAAATTCAAAGACATCAAGTCGTTTGGCAATGGGTGAAAGGGCACAGTGGTCATCGAGAAAACGAAATCGCAGATGATCTTGCGAATCGTGGTGCCGCAGAAGCGATGGCGTAG
- the gloB_2 gene encoding Hydroxyacylglutathione hydrolase GloB, translating into MMTITPIPAFVDNYLWLITDSPPASSPQKAVIVDPGDAALVIKALEKNNLELEAILVTHWHKDHTGGINELLKYRNVPVYGPNSPHIPQVTISLEDGEVINLSVGSFQVIAVPGHTLDHIAYYNAENHTLLCGDTLFSGGCGRMFEGTPEVFHKSLETLAQLPIQTQIFCTHEYTLANLQFSLAVEPTNPDIIEHINRAELQQQKGEPTLPSVLAEELKINPFLRTNIDTVVEQALNQGSRSSKPVDVFATLREWKNNF; encoded by the coding sequence ATGATGACGATAACTCCCATACCCGCTTTTGTAGACAACTACCTCTGGCTAATTACCGACAGCCCGCCAGCTTCAAGCCCTCAAAAAGCGGTTATCGTCGATCCGGGCGATGCAGCCCTCGTAATTAAGGCACTTGAAAAAAACAACCTTGAACTCGAAGCGATATTGGTGACACATTGGCATAAAGACCACACCGGCGGTATCAATGAACTACTAAAGTACCGCAATGTTCCGGTTTATGGGCCGAATAGCCCTCACATCCCTCAAGTTACTATCTCTCTAGAAGATGGTGAAGTGATCAACTTGAGTGTCGGAAGCTTTCAAGTTATTGCCGTGCCTGGGCATACCCTCGATCATATCGCGTATTACAACGCTGAAAATCATACACTGCTTTGCGGTGACACATTGTTTAGCGGTGGCTGCGGTAGAATGTTTGAGGGTACACCTGAAGTTTTCCACAAATCCTTGGAAACACTTGCTCAATTGCCCATTCAAACACAGATTTTTTGTACCCATGAATATACACTGGCAAACTTACAGTTTTCTTTAGCTGTGGAACCAACAAACCCAGACATTATCGAGCACATCAATCGCGCTGAATTACAACAACAAAAGGGAGAACCCACCCTCCCCAGCGTGCTAGCTGAAGAGCTCAAGATAAACCCTTTTTTGCGAACAAATATCGACACTGTCGTTGAGCAAGCACTCAACCAAGGCTCGCGAAGCTCAAAGCCCGTCGATGTATTTGCAACATTACGAGAGTGGAAGAATAATTTTTAA
- the mltD gene encoding Membrane-bound lytic murein transglycosylase D, translating to MTRLTLARFLSSLALASLCACSTQQTDTSTHSAFSEDGAGFQIDKEYLTGNGAEHCFPVDQDAFNHPIDQLSLPPSPDDNIWPRVQQGLALDYVDHPKVQAQLNWYKSHPEYLVRVQKRASRYLHHIVELLHTNNVPYDFALLPIVESAYEPFSYSHGQASGLWQFIPITANRFRLDRNWWQDERRDVSESTQAAISYLTYLYGFFDEDWHLAIAAYNAGEGTVRKAVRANKKRGKPTDFWNLSLPKETQAYVPKLIALSEIFRNPEKYGVELVPIANRPYFDVVDIDSQLDLSQASELLEVSLEEVYYLNPGLNRWATPPVATYPLKVPAAKKEAFVAKLAKLPKDQRITWQRHKVQSGDTVSGLAKRFNSDVNVIRQANRLSGNDIRIGQILLIPTAKSRAAVYAYSQNQLNNRRSSRKPYSSAQKIIHQVKPGESFWRIAKLYQTTPEKIAKWNRKSPRDTLKVGERLVIWSKVKGSSRDGVVKKVTYKVRNGDSLAKISNKFNVKVNQITQWNGINPDKYLQPGQRLKLYVNVMETY from the coding sequence ATGACTCGACTAACACTGGCCAGATTTCTATCATCACTGGCCCTGGCATCCCTTTGCGCCTGTTCTACACAACAAACAGACACCAGCACCCACTCCGCCTTTTCAGAGGACGGTGCTGGCTTTCAGATTGATAAAGAATATTTGACCGGTAACGGAGCCGAGCACTGCTTCCCCGTCGATCAAGACGCATTTAATCACCCTATTGATCAACTTTCGCTGCCGCCTTCACCCGACGACAATATTTGGCCACGGGTTCAGCAAGGGCTTGCACTCGATTATGTTGACCACCCCAAAGTTCAAGCACAACTCAATTGGTACAAATCACACCCAGAATACCTAGTACGGGTACAAAAACGCGCCTCCCGATATCTTCACCATATCGTGGAGCTGCTCCACACCAACAATGTACCTTACGATTTTGCCTTACTGCCAATTGTCGAAAGCGCCTATGAGCCGTTTTCCTACTCCCACGGCCAAGCCTCAGGTCTTTGGCAGTTCATTCCCATCACAGCCAACCGGTTTCGCCTTGATAGAAACTGGTGGCAAGATGAAAGACGAGACGTTTCAGAATCTACCCAAGCCGCAATCAGCTATTTGACCTATTTGTATGGTTTTTTTGATGAAGACTGGCATTTAGCAATCGCGGCCTACAATGCCGGCGAAGGTACTGTACGCAAAGCTGTTCGTGCCAACAAAAAACGGGGTAAGCCAACTGATTTTTGGAACTTAAGCCTACCCAAAGAAACTCAGGCCTATGTACCTAAACTCATCGCACTATCTGAAATATTCAGAAATCCGGAAAAATACGGTGTTGAGCTGGTTCCAATCGCGAATCGCCCGTACTTTGATGTCGTCGATATCGATAGCCAATTGGATTTATCCCAGGCATCAGAACTACTTGAAGTGTCATTGGAAGAAGTTTACTACCTAAACCCCGGACTCAATCGATGGGCGACACCGCCGGTAGCGACCTATCCATTAAAAGTACCCGCCGCTAAAAAAGAAGCCTTTGTAGCCAAACTTGCAAAGCTTCCGAAAGATCAACGAATAACCTGGCAGCGGCATAAAGTACAAAGCGGCGATACAGTCAGCGGCTTGGCAAAACGCTTCAACAGCGACGTGAATGTTATCCGCCAAGCTAATCGACTCTCTGGCAACGATATTCGTATTGGCCAAATATTGCTAATTCCAACTGCCAAAAGCCGCGCTGCAGTGTACGCCTACAGCCAAAATCAACTCAACAACCGCCGAAGCAGCCGCAAGCCCTACTCCAGCGCACAAAAAATCATTCATCAGGTGAAGCCAGGGGAAAGCTTTTGGCGGATCGCCAAACTCTATCAAACAACACCGGAAAAAATAGCCAAATGGAACCGAAAATCGCCCAGAGACACCTTAAAGGTTGGCGAACGCCTTGTGATTTGGAGTAAAGTCAAAGGCAGCTCACGAGACGGCGTTGTTAAGAAAGTCACCTATAAGGTCAGAAATGGTGATTCACTAGCAAAAATATCGAACAAGTTTAATGTCAAGGTCAATCAAATTACGCAGTGGAATGGCATAAACCCCGACAAATACTTACAACCCGGGCAGCGCCTTAAACTATACGTTAATGTGATGGAAACTTATTAA
- the appA gene encoding Oligopeptide-binding protein AppA produces MLREFLVNAGASIALLGGLLANAEAPTSPSTTIHKANSIAMHGEPKYPKDFQHFDYTNSDAPKGGTLVLGVQGTFDSLNSFVAKGVSADGLELIYDSLTEASADEPFTRYGLIAEQMIWPEDRSWIEFVLRDEAKFHNGTPITAEDVKFTFDILIAKGSPTFKTMFEDVASVDVKDPHRIRFTMKNTENQELILILGSMSILSKQYWHDRDFSKTTLDAPLGSGPYTVAEVESGKTIHYRRNPDYWAKDLPVNRGRYNFDLIEYDYYRDATVLLEALKAGEYDFRYERISKQWATGYESDALRSGKLVKKNIKHEIPQGVQAFVLNTRNPLFKDIRVRKALNYAFDFEWTNANLFYNAYTRADSYYSNSEFAAHGMPSEAELALLNPLKDQLPESVFVEPFELPTSKGDGRNRQALRKAKQLFREAGWTIKNNVLTNSKGETFTFEFLMFDPSMERVINPFIRALKRLGVQASIRKVEISQYINRLRNHNFDVVVSRIPQSLSPGLEQIQYFHSSTADQKSGNNLAGIANPAIDALIENVVQAKSREQLVIATKALDRALLHNWYVIPQWYIDSHRVAYWNKFGQPDITPKYDATFSETLNTWWYDPKKSAQPAKQ; encoded by the coding sequence ATGCTTAGAGAATTCCTTGTAAATGCAGGCGCATCAATCGCATTGCTCGGTGGATTATTAGCCAATGCAGAAGCACCTACGTCGCCAAGCACGACTATCCACAAGGCTAACAGCATTGCAATGCATGGCGAACCTAAGTACCCCAAAGACTTCCAGCATTTTGATTATACCAACTCCGACGCACCCAAAGGTGGAACGTTAGTCCTCGGCGTTCAGGGTACATTTGACAGCCTCAACAGTTTTGTCGCCAAAGGCGTCTCTGCTGACGGTCTCGAACTTATCTACGACTCCCTCACCGAAGCATCTGCAGATGAACCATTTACGCGCTATGGATTGATCGCAGAACAGATGATATGGCCTGAAGACCGCAGCTGGATAGAATTTGTATTACGTGACGAAGCAAAATTTCACAACGGGACACCCATTACCGCAGAGGATGTCAAATTCACCTTTGATATCCTTATCGCTAAAGGCAGCCCAACCTTCAAAACGATGTTTGAAGATGTTGCTTCTGTTGATGTTAAAGACCCCCATCGCATCCGCTTCACAATGAAAAATACCGAAAACCAAGAGCTGATACTGATTCTTGGCTCGATGTCCATTTTGTCGAAACAGTATTGGCATGATCGCGATTTCAGCAAAACTACGCTCGACGCCCCGCTGGGCAGTGGCCCATATACCGTTGCAGAGGTTGAATCAGGAAAAACAATCCACTACCGCAGAAATCCGGATTATTGGGCTAAAGATTTACCCGTTAACCGTGGCCGTTACAATTTCGACCTCATCGAATACGACTATTATCGCGATGCCACCGTGTTATTGGAGGCCCTCAAAGCCGGTGAATATGACTTCCGATACGAGCGTATCTCTAAGCAATGGGCAACCGGCTATGAAAGCGATGCACTGCGCTCCGGCAAATTAGTTAAGAAAAACATTAAGCACGAAATCCCCCAAGGGGTTCAGGCGTTCGTGCTCAATACAAGAAACCCGCTTTTCAAAGATATCCGGGTGAGAAAGGCACTGAACTACGCATTCGATTTTGAGTGGACCAATGCCAATCTGTTCTATAACGCATACACACGCGCTGATAGCTACTACAGCAATTCAGAATTTGCGGCACATGGCATGCCGTCAGAAGCGGAACTCGCGCTTTTAAATCCATTGAAAGATCAACTACCAGAGTCTGTATTTGTTGAACCGTTCGAACTTCCTACCTCCAAGGGCGATGGCCGGAACCGACAAGCACTACGCAAAGCCAAACAGCTGTTTAGAGAAGCCGGCTGGACCATCAAAAACAACGTTCTTACCAACAGTAAAGGTGAAACATTTACCTTTGAATTCTTGATGTTCGACCCATCTATGGAACGCGTGATCAATCCATTTATTCGCGCACTTAAACGTCTTGGCGTTCAGGCGAGCATTCGTAAGGTTGAAATTTCCCAATACATCAACCGCCTACGTAATCATAATTTCGATGTTGTAGTTTCTCGAATCCCTCAATCACTCTCGCCGGGTCTTGAGCAAATTCAGTATTTTCACTCGTCCACAGCCGATCAAAAATCCGGCAACAACCTAGCTGGCATAGCAAACCCAGCGATTGACGCACTTATCGAAAACGTTGTTCAAGCAAAATCCCGCGAACAACTCGTAATTGCTACCAAGGCACTGGATCGTGCACTCCTACATAACTGGTATGTTATCCCTCAGTGGTACATTGACTCACACAGAGTCGCGTACTGGAATAAGTTCGGACAACCTGACATTACACCCAAATACGACGCTACCTTCTCCGAAACGCTCAATACTTGGTGGTACGACCCGAAGAAGTCAGCTCAGCCAGCAAAACAATAA
- the yejB gene encoding Inner membrane ABC transporter permease protein YejB: protein MLIYILKRLALIVPTLFGILLVNFLIIQAAPGGPVDQMVAQLQGIEVNSTVSVSGSQSGENIQTKQNSGNRYGLREDIIKDIEKMYGFDKPPSERFWKMISDYLTFNFGESFYRSQTVIELLKERLPVSISLGLWSTLLIYCISIPLGIRKAVSHGSRFDIATSTIVTIAYAIPGFIFAIMLIVLFAGGSYWDVFPLRGLQSDNFDGMTWYDQIKDYLWHICLPVFSYSVSGFAQLTLLTKNSFLEEIHKQYATTAKAKGLTDKQVLYRHLFRNSMLIIIAGFPAAFASLFFTGSVLIEVIFSLEGIGLLGFESIIKRDYPVVFGTLFIFTLIGLVLKLISDLTYVLIDPRIDFDSQHKI from the coding sequence ATGCTGATATATATACTCAAACGCCTAGCTCTGATCGTGCCGACCCTGTTCGGCATACTGCTCGTCAACTTTCTGATCATTCAGGCTGCCCCTGGCGGCCCAGTAGATCAAATGGTGGCGCAACTTCAAGGTATTGAGGTTAACTCAACCGTCAGCGTTAGTGGCTCACAATCGGGAGAGAATATTCAGACTAAACAAAACTCAGGCAATCGTTATGGTTTGAGAGAGGACATCATTAAAGACATCGAAAAGATGTACGGCTTCGACAAACCACCATCTGAACGCTTCTGGAAAATGATTTCCGACTATCTCACGTTCAATTTCGGTGAGAGCTTTTATCGCAGCCAAACAGTAATCGAGTTACTCAAAGAGCGTTTACCAGTATCGATTTCCCTCGGGCTATGGAGCACGCTACTCATTTACTGCATATCCATACCCCTGGGCATCCGCAAAGCAGTCTCCCATGGCTCCCGCTTTGACATTGCCACTAGCACCATAGTAACGATCGCGTATGCGATTCCCGGTTTTATCTTTGCCATCATGCTCATCGTACTATTTGCAGGCGGCAGCTACTGGGATGTTTTCCCGTTAAGGGGTTTGCAAAGTGATAATTTCGACGGAATGACTTGGTACGACCAGATAAAAGACTACCTATGGCATATCTGCCTGCCCGTATTTTCATATAGCGTTAGTGGTTTTGCGCAGTTGACCTTGTTAACGAAAAACTCGTTTCTGGAAGAGATTCACAAACAATACGCAACCACTGCGAAAGCAAAAGGCCTAACAGACAAACAAGTTCTTTACCGGCATCTATTTAGAAACTCAATGCTGATCATAATCGCTGGTTTTCCGGCAGCGTTTGCCAGCCTGTTCTTCACCGGCTCAGTGTTGATTGAGGTGATATTTTCGCTGGAAGGCATCGGCTTGCTTGGATTTGAGTCGATCATCAAACGAGACTACCCAGTTGTATTCGGCACGCTATTTATTTTCACCTTGATAGGCTTGGTTTTGAAACTGATTAGCGATTTGACCTATGTATTGATCGATCCTCGAATCGACTTTGATAGCCAACACAAGATTTGA
- the yejE gene encoding Inner membrane ABC transporter permease protein YejE gives MNPINQKRLSTFKSNKRAWFSWWIFLVLFILSLGAEFIANEHPLFVSYKGQWYWPIFKSYPETTFGGDFDTETDYNDPFIIDLINENGYIVRAPIPYSFDTHILDLNEPTPSPPTQKNWLGTDDQARDVSARIIYGFRISVLFALALTFGSSIIGVAVGAIQGYFSGLTDLIGQRFLEIWTNLPVLYLLIILSSIVTPSIWWLLLILLLFSWTALVDVVRAETLKTRKQDYVTAARALGLTDNQILLRHILPNATVAALTFLPFIMTGAITTLTSLDFLGFGLPPGSASLGELLAQGKANVHAPWLGLSGFFSIAILLTLLVFIGEGIRDAFDPRGQ, from the coding sequence GTGAACCCCATAAACCAAAAACGTCTGTCGACCTTTAAATCCAATAAGCGCGCCTGGTTCAGTTGGTGGATCTTTCTTGTGTTGTTTATTTTGAGTTTAGGCGCAGAATTTATTGCCAACGAACACCCATTGTTCGTCTCATACAAAGGGCAATGGTATTGGCCGATATTTAAATCCTATCCGGAGACAACTTTCGGAGGGGATTTTGATACGGAGACAGATTACAATGACCCTTTCATTATCGATTTGATTAATGAAAACGGCTATATCGTTCGCGCACCGATACCTTACAGTTTTGATACCCACATTTTAGATCTCAATGAGCCCACACCAAGCCCGCCGACACAAAAGAACTGGCTAGGCACAGACGATCAAGCAAGAGATGTTAGTGCGCGAATCATCTATGGCTTCCGAATTTCCGTGTTATTCGCTCTAGCGTTAACGTTTGGCAGCTCGATCATTGGCGTAGCCGTTGGGGCAATCCAGGGCTATTTCTCAGGCCTTACCGACCTAATTGGGCAACGCTTTTTAGAGATTTGGACGAATTTACCAGTACTCTATCTACTGATCATTCTCTCCTCCATCGTTACCCCTAGCATATGGTGGTTGCTGCTCATTCTGCTGCTGTTCAGCTGGACGGCATTGGTCGACGTGGTTCGAGCAGAGACACTAAAAACGCGCAAACAGGATTATGTCACCGCTGCACGCGCACTTGGGCTAACAGACAATCAGATTTTGCTTCGCCACATACTCCCTAACGCTACAGTTGCAGCCCTAACGTTCTTGCCATTCATCATGACCGGGGCAATTACAACACTAACGTCTTTAGATTTTCTTGGTTTCGGCCTTCCACCTGGTTCTGCTTCTCTGGGCGAATTGCTCGCACAAGGCAAGGCTAATGTACACGCCCCCTGGCTGGGATTAAGTGGCTTTTTCAGCATCGCAATATTACTAACATTGCTGGTGTTTATTGGCGAAGGTATCCGTGATGCCTTTGACCCCAGAGGGCAATGA
- the yejF gene encoding putative ABC transporter ATP-binding protein YejF: protein MALLNIENLQIGFPRGIETPLAVNNVNLEVDQGEVIALVGESGSGKSVTAHSILQLLPASAKYLNGKIWFDGVDLLNLPDAAVREVRGKDIAMIFQEPMTALNPLQTVEKQITECIIESNRQRKIAPNTLRERVVSLLKKVKIDEPERRLRAYPHELSGGQRQRVMIAMAIANTPRLLIADEPTTALDVTVQHEIIELLRQISRDEGMAVLLITHDLNIVRHFAEKVAVMKDGEIVETGTTQQLFATPQHDYTRALLNTRSRHCEPIPADAPVLLSCNDLSVNYQIKSRHPFKKRFFRALSNASFDVRCGETLGIVGESGSGKSTLANAVLKLTRATGSIQFGDIELISLPEKQFRPHRKDLQMVFQDPFASLNXRMSVAHIVAEGFKAMSSVNNELSSDDLDATINSALQKVGLDPDIASRYPHEFSGGQRQRIAIARVLIMKPQLIVLDEPTSALDRSIQFQVLDLLANLQEEYSLSYLFISHDLGLVKDFCHSVLVIKDGEIVEQGNTEDVFNEPQNPYTQQLIDAALG, encoded by the coding sequence ATGGCGCTACTAAACATTGAGAATCTACAGATCGGGTTCCCGCGGGGAATAGAAACACCTCTGGCGGTTAATAACGTTAATCTGGAAGTTGATCAGGGCGAAGTCATCGCGTTGGTCGGGGAAAGCGGCTCGGGGAAATCCGTAACCGCACACAGCATTTTACAACTGCTTCCAGCATCGGCGAAATATCTCAACGGCAAGATATGGTTTGATGGCGTTGACCTTCTCAACTTGCCCGATGCAGCAGTTCGTGAAGTCCGCGGAAAAGATATCGCCATGATATTTCAAGAACCCATGACCGCACTCAACCCACTGCAAACCGTCGAAAAGCAAATTACTGAATGCATCATTGAATCTAACCGTCAGCGAAAAATTGCACCTAATACCCTGCGTGAACGCGTTGTCTCCTTGTTGAAAAAGGTGAAAATCGACGAACCCGAGAGGCGCCTACGGGCCTACCCTCATGAATTATCGGGCGGCCAACGACAGCGTGTCATGATAGCAATGGCAATCGCGAACACACCGCGCCTGCTTATTGCTGACGAACCTACCACAGCTTTAGACGTAACGGTACAACACGAAATCATCGAACTTTTGCGTCAAATCAGCCGCGATGAAGGCATGGCAGTCCTGCTGATCACCCACGATCTCAATATCGTTCGCCATTTTGCTGAAAAAGTTGCTGTCATGAAAGACGGTGAAATTGTTGAAACCGGCACAACACAACAGTTATTCGCGACGCCCCAACACGACTATACACGCGCCCTACTTAACACTCGTTCTCGTCACTGCGAGCCGATTCCTGCCGACGCGCCGGTGCTGTTAAGCTGCAATGACCTGAGCGTCAATTATCAAATTAAATCTCGACATCCGTTCAAAAAACGCTTTTTCAGGGCACTAAGCAACGCAAGTTTCGATGTTAGGTGTGGGGAAACCCTCGGCATCGTTGGAGAAAGCGGCTCAGGAAAGTCTACCCTCGCCAATGCGGTACTGAAATTAACGAGGGCGACCGGATCGATTCAATTCGGTGATATTGAACTCATTTCACTGCCTGAAAAACAATTCCGTCCGCATCGCAAAGACCTACAAATGGTCTTTCAGGATCCATTTGCGAGCCTTAACCNGCGAATGAGTGTGGCGCATATCGTTGCCGAAGGCTTCAAAGCCATGAGCAGCGTCAATAACGAGCTGTCTTCTGACGATTTAGACGCAACCATCAATAGCGCATTGCAGAAGGTGGGCCTCGATCCAGACATCGCGTCACGCTACCCGCATGAATTTTCGGGCGGTCAACGTCAACGTATTGCCATAGCACGCGTTCTGATCATGAAGCCACAACTGATCGTATTAGACGAACCGACTTCTGCACTTGATAGAAGCATTCAATTCCAAGTGTTGGATCTTCTGGCAAATTTGCAGGAAGAATACAGCCTTAGCTATTTATTTATAAGTCATGACCTTGGGCTGGTAAAAGATTTTTGCCATAGTGTACTGGTCATAAAGGACGGTGAAATTGTCGAACAGGGCAACACCGAAGATGTATTCAACGAACCCCAAAACCCTTACACACAGCAATTGATTGATGCTGCCTTAGGCTGA
- the virS_2 gene encoding HTH-type transcriptional regulator VirS, translating into MSALVPIKLAQLVLRVVEAQGFDVEEFLASSQFNFNPLREDVDLPTHITAAEYNRLYQQIIFLLQDECFGLHLKTKVPSGTFRMMCLCIIHCKNLGNAIERAEEFSNFCRNLSGITPLTYQPLQYHDDATVTNNLPDLDDKNNTYIQTQSLVAVAASLHMWRRFCSWLIGKPLDLIEISFKAPEPAKLAMLEDVFRCKLLFNQPANGLRFDQHFLNSPIIHNEDSLNEFLKSAPYQLSVSHADETSIQTKMRAIVGNDFSKEFPNVETIASSLNMSVRTLRRRLKAEDTSYQAFKDQTRLNAAKTYLNRPGLKINAVAALMGFDEPSAFHRAFKKWTGMTPGEYRQSIGNEK; encoded by the coding sequence ATGTCTGCACTCGTTCCTATTAAACTCGCTCAACTGGTACTTCGGGTTGTTGAAGCTCAAGGCTTCGACGTTGAAGAATTCCTGGCGTCGAGCCAATTCAACTTCAACCCATTAAGGGAAGATGTTGATTTGCCCACGCATATCACGGCAGCAGAGTACAATCGCCTTTACCAACAGATCATCTTTCTGCTACAGGATGAGTGCTTTGGTTTACACCTAAAAACCAAGGTACCTTCGGGTACATTTCGGATGATGTGCCTTTGTATTATTCACTGTAAAAACCTCGGCAATGCCATTGAACGCGCTGAAGAATTTAGTAATTTCTGCCGTAATTTGTCCGGCATCACCCCACTGACCTATCAACCATTGCAATACCATGATGATGCCACGGTCACAAACAACTTGCCTGACCTCGATGACAAAAATAACACCTACATCCAAACACAATCGTTAGTTGCGGTGGCAGCATCACTGCATATGTGGCGGCGCTTTTGCTCATGGTTGATTGGCAAGCCTCTAGATCTGATCGAGATCAGCTTCAAGGCTCCGGAGCCTGCGAAACTTGCAATGCTCGAAGACGTATTCCGCTGTAAGCTGCTTTTCAATCAGCCGGCAAATGGCCTACGATTTGACCAACACTTTCTGAACTCCCCAATCATTCACAATGAAGACAGCCTTAACGAATTTTTGAAGTCAGCGCCCTACCAGCTGTCTGTCAGTCATGCAGATGAAACCAGCATACAAACCAAGATGCGGGCGATTGTAGGGAACGATTTCAGCAAAGAATTTCCAAATGTCGAAACCATCGCATCTAGCTTGAATATGTCGGTACGCACACTCAGGCGACGGCTGAAAGCCGAGGACACAAGCTACCAGGCGTTTAAAGACCAAACACGCCTAAATGCAGCAAAAACCTATCTTAACCGGCCAGGCCTCAAGATCAATGCAGTAGCTGCCCTCATGGGCTTCGACGAGCCCAGCGCGTTCCACCGAGCGTTTAAAAAATGGACAGGCATGACACCTGGTGAATATCGCCAATCCATAGGTAATGAAAAATAG